Below is a genomic region from Vulgatibacter sp..
GGCGGCGGCGGCTCCGCCGTGGCCCGGCCCTCGTCGAAATGGCTGGGATCGAGGATCGGCGCGAGGGGCGCGGTGACGCGCAGACCGGCGACGTCGCCGTCCGAAGTGGCCTCGCCGTGGAGGAGCTGCACCCCTGCCGCCTCGAGGCGTGCTTCGAGGAGGCGCTGCAGCCGCAGGCCCGGGAGCGGCGCGGTGCTCGCCGCAGGCAGCTCGGCGCAGGGCAGGCCGAGCGCCGCTTCGAGGTGGGCGAGCACCGGCGCCGGATCGTCGGTGCCGAGCAGCGGCGGCAGCAGCAATCGGTCGACGCCGGGCGGCAACGCGCGGCGGATCGATTGCACCAGGCGGTCGGGATCCTTTTCGATGCGCGCGGCGAGCTGCAGCGGGCGCAGGGCGTAGTCGTCGATCCGGTCGAGGTAATCGGTGGGCACCGCGGCGGCGCCGCAGCGCAGGCCCGCCACCGTAGCGAGTTCGGCGAGCGACGCTGCGAGGAGCTCGGCGTCCCAGGCGGGATGGCGAGCGAAGCCGACCACGCCGATGCGGCCGCCGTGGTGCAGATCGCCCCGCAGCACCGCGTCCTGCCCGCCGGCACTGGTCTTGAGTGTGCCGAGGGGCGTGAGCACGCAGCGATTCTCCGCTTCGAGCGGCGTGAAGCGCAGCCTGCCGCCGCTCTCCTCCGCCGCGCGTCCGAGCAGCGCCGGCAGCCGCTCGAGCCGCTCCGCGAGGAGCGACCAGGGATGCCGCGGGCTGCGCAGCGCCAGCGCCCGGATGCAGCCGCGCACGTCGCGGCGTTCGCCGAGTGGCTGCGCCGGCGACGCGAAGGGATCGGGGGCGAGGTCGAGCAATCCCGCGGAGAGGGCGGTGGCGCCCCAGGCGCGGCGCACGAGCGCCACCTGCCGGCCCTTCCGTCGCGCGGCCAGCGCCGCAGCGGCGCCGGCGATGCCGCCGCCGATCACCACCACGTCGGCGCGAATGCTTCCCTCCACGGCCCTGCCCCGCAGCCCCACGCTCATGCTGCATCCTCGTCGGCCTTGGTGGGCTGCCCCGTGGCACCTGCCTTCGGCGCCCGCTCCGCCAGCGGCGCTTCGCCGAGCGCACCGGCGCCGAGGTGGATCGAGCGGGAGAGCTCCTCCTGCGCCAGCCCCTCGCCGTCGAGCACGGCGCGCTTTCCCTTCCAGCGCATCTGGAGCAGGTCGGCGAGCTCCCGCCGCTGCTGCGCCGGAGCGAGCTCCGCTTCGCGGGCAAGGACCGCAGCTGCTGCGGCGGCGCAATCCGTTCCCTGGCAGGGCCCCATGGCGAGGCGGTTGCGCCGGCGCAGATCGAGGAGCCTTCGTCCCTCCTCGTGGCGGATCGACCAGGCGAGCTCCGCCGCGATCACCTGCTCGCAGCGGCAGATCGGCGTGCGCAGGTGCGGCTCACGATCCGCCAGCTCGCAGATCGAGGCGGCGAGGGCGCCGTGGCGGTAGGCGATCCGCTCCACCGTGACCTGCGGCAGCCGGTAGCGCCCGGCGAGCTCCGGCACGTCGGGGAAGGCGTCGCCGCCGGGCAGCGGCTCGAGGTGCGTCCTGCAGGGCCGGTGCTGCTCGCCGAGCACGCGCTCCACCGCGTCCACCACCTCCTCGCTCATGATCCGGTAGGAGGCGAGCTTGCCGCCGACGAGGCTGATCAGACCGCTTGCGCCGTCGGCGTCGTGGTGGGCGATGGCGTGCTCGCGGGAGAGGGCGTCCTCGAGCTTGCCGTATTCGTACATCGTCGGCCGCACGCCGGCCCAGGCCCGGAGGATCCGCGCGTGCCGCACCGAGGGCACGCTCCTGGTCGCCGCCTCCCAGAGGTAGGCGACCTCGTCTTCGGTGACCTGGAGGTGATCCGGATCGCCGTAGAAATCGTCGTCGGTGGTGCCGACGATCGAGGTCTGCTCATGCGGCATCACGAAGATGTCGCGGCCGTCGACGGTCTTGCAGATCACGCCATAGTTGGAGACGCGGCGATCGAGGGTGAGGTGCACGCCCTTGCCCGGTCGGATCTTCACCTCGACCCCTGCGAGCTTCGCCACCTTCGGCGACCACGGCCCGCAGGCGAGGACCACCGCCCGGGCGCGGTGCGCCTCCTCGGCGCCGGTGGCCTCGTCGCGGAGCGTCACCCCCTCGACCCTGCCCGCTTCACCGCGGAGGAAGCCGGTCACCTGCGCGTAGGTCCGTAAGGTCGCCCCGTGCGCCTTCGCCGAGACGGCGTTCGCCGCACAGAGGCGGAAGGGATCGATCCCCCACTCGTCGAAGGAGATGGCGCCGATCAGATCCCGCGCGAGGGCGGGCTCGAGGTCGTAGGCCTCCTCGGCGGACAGCACCGCGCTCTGCTTGCCCCGCTTGTGCGGCTGGTAGACGTCGTAGAGCCCGAGGTAGACCTCGACGCCGTAGCGGAGGAAGCGCTCCTGCAGCGAGGGATCGGCGGGGTCCTCCGCCCGGAGCGGAAAGAGGAAGGGGATCCGGAAGAGCAGGTGCGGGGCGATCCGCTGGATGTAGCCCGAGTCGATGCAGGCCATCTCGGTGACGCTGCGGTCGTAGCGGAGGTAGCGCACGCCGCCGTGGATCATCCCGGAGTTGGCGCCGGAGGAGCCGGCGGCGAAGTCGCGCTTCTCCACGAGGAGGGTGCGGTAGCCGCGCATCGCCGCGTCCCGGGCGATGCCGGTGCCGTTCACGCCGCCGCCGATGACGATGAGGTCGTACACGAAGGCTCCTCCGCAGGCCGGAGAAAGCCCTACCCTGCTCACCCCCCGGAGGCGCCGCAATGCCGCGGCGCAGCAAGCCCGCCCCGGAGAGGGCGAAATCGGCCACCTGGCCGATGGCGCCGATGGCGCGGCTGGCGGTGGTGCAATTTCCCGCGCTCCCGCGCGTCAGCGACAAGCGCGACACTGCCCGCCCATCGCCAGGAGGTCCCCATGCAGCTCCACTACCACCCGGTTTCCCCCTACTCCCAGAAGACGCTCCTCGCCTTCCACGAGAAGGGCGTCTCCTTCACCCCCAGGCTGGTCGACGTGACCAGCCCGGAGGCGAAGGCTGCCTACCAGCGCGAGGTCTACGGGCTCGGCAAGATTCCGCTCCTCGTCGTGCCCGAGGAGAGCCTCCGCCTCCCCGAGTCGAGCCTCATCGCCGAGTGGCTCGACGAGCGCTTCCCGGAGCGCGGCCCCAGGCTCATCCCCGCGGACCGGACGAAGTCCCGCGAGGTGCGGATGCTCGACCGGCTTGCCGACGGCTGCCTCAGCGAGCCGATGGCGAAGGTGGTCTTCGACGGGATGCGGGCCCCAGAAGACCGCGATCCCCGCGGCACCCGCGTCGCCCGCTCTCTCCTCGACCGCGCCTACGGCGTCCTCGAGGAGCGCCTCGCCGAGCAGGGCTCCACGTGGCTCGCCGGCGCGGATTACAGCCTCGCCGACTGCGCCGCCACCCCGCCGCTCTTCTTCCTGCAGCGGATCCACCCCTACACCGATCACCGGCACCTGACCGCCTATGCGGCGCGCCTGTCCGAGCGGCCGTCCTGGCAGAAGGTCCTGGCCGAGGCAGCCCCCTGGCTCGAAGCCTTCAGCAAGAGCTGAAACGAGCCTGTTAGAATGGCCCGGTGACCCCACGCGAACGTCTCCGCCGCACCATCTTCGAAGCCGACACCCCCGCCGGCAGGGCGTTCGACGTGGCGCTGATCGTGGCGATCCTCGCCAGCGTCACCGCGGCGATCCTGGAGAGCGTCTCGTCGATCCGTGCGGCGTACGGCGAGACGCTCTATGCGATCGAGTGGTTCTTCACCGTGCTCTTCACGGTGGAGTACGCGCTCCGGCTCTGGGCGGTGCAGCGGCCGCTGCACTACGCCCGCAGCTTCTTCGGGATCATCGACCTGCTGGCGATCCTGCCGACCTACGTCAGCGTACTCATCCCCGGCGCGCAGCAGCTCCTCACCATCCGCGTGCTGCGCCTGCTGCGGATCTTCCGCGTCTTCAAGCTCGCCAACTACCTGAGCGAAGCGCGGATCATCCTCACCGCGCTCCAGGCGAGCGTGCGGAAGATCTCCGTCTTCATCCTCGCCGTGATCACCCTGGTCACCTTCTTCGGCTCGGTGATGTACGTGGTCGAGGGGCCCGAGCACGGCTACACCAGCGTGCCCACCGGCGTCTACTGGGCGGTCGTCACCCTCACCACCGTGGGCTACGGCGACATCTCGCCGCAGACGCCCCTCGGCCAGGGGCTCTCGGTGATCGTGATGCTGATGGGCTACGCGATCATCGCCGTGCCCACCGGCATCGTCACCGTCGAGCTCTCCCGCGCCGGCCGCCCCACCACCGACATCGCCTGCCCCGGCTGCGGCCGCCAGGGCCACGACCCCGACGCGGAGTTCTGCAAGTACTGCGCGACGGAGCTGTGAGCCCTGCAGCTCGCCACCGACGAGCCGCCCGCCCCCGCGCGAGAAGCCAAAACGCCCGCCACGGCACACGGCCGGGCGGGCGTTCTCGATCAGCAGGCGCCGACGATTACTCCGGCTGCACCGTCGCCTTCACGTGCAACTCGCGCAGCTGCTTGTCGCTCACGTCGCCGGGCGCGCCCGTCATCAGATCCGTCCCCATCTTCGTCTTCGGGAAGGGGATCACGTCGCGGATCGACTCTTTGCCGGTGAGCAGCATGATCAGCCGGTCCATGCCCACCGCGAGGCCGCCGTGCGGCGGGGCGCCGTAGGCGAGCGCGTCGAGGAGGAAGCCGAATTTGTTCCGGCGCTCCTCCGGGCTGATCCCCAGCGCCTCGAAGACCTTCGCCTGCGTCTCCGAGTCGTGGATGCGGATCGAGCCGCCGCCCACCTCGTTGCCGTCGAGGACGAGGTCGTAGGCCCGGGCCTTCACCCGGCCCGGATCGCTGGTCATGTGCTCCACGTGCTCCGGCAGCGGCGCGGTGAAGGGGTGGTGCGAGGCGACCCAGGTGTTCTGCTCGTCGGAGAACTCGAAGAGCGGGAAGTCGACCACCCAGAGCAGATCGTGGCGCCCCTCGGGGATGAGGCCGAGCTTCTTGCCGAGCTGTACGCGCATCTGCCCGAGCACGCCGTTGACCTGCTTCGGCTTGCCGAACTGGAAGAGGAGGACGTCGCCCTCCTTCGCCCCGGCGGCCTCGTTGATCTTCGCCCGCAGCCCCGCGTCGATGGTCTTGGTGAGCGGCGACTGGGTCCACTCGCCACCGGCGGCGACCTTGGCGCGGGCGAGGCCCTTCGCGCCGAAGCTCTTCGCCACGTCCTCGAGCTTGTCGATCTCGGCGCGGCTCATCCCGCCGCCGCCGGGGATCGAGAGCAGCTTGACGATCCCGCCCTCGCCCACCGCCTGGGCGAAGAAGGGCACGCCGCCGCCGTTCGCCCCGCGCACGATCTCGGTCACGTCGACCAGCTCGAGGCCGAAGCGGGTGTCGGGCTTGTCCACGCCGTAGCGGGACATCGCCTCGTCGTAGCTCATCCGCGGGATCGGCAGCTTGAGCTCCTGCCCCAGCGCCTCGCGCCAGATCGACGCGAAGAGCCCCTCGACCACCTCCTGCACGTCCTTCTCCTGGGCGAAGGACATCTCGAGATCGATCTGGGTGAATTCCGGCTGCCGATCGCCGCGCAGATCCTCGTCGCGGAAGCACTTCACGATCTGGAAGTACCGATCGAAGCCCGCGACCATGTAGAGCTGCTTGAAGATCTGCGGGCTCTCGGCGAGGCCGTAGAAGCGCCCCGGGTTGAGGCGCGAGGGCACGAGGAAGTTGCGGGCGCCGCCCGGCGTGAAGCGCACCATGAACGGCGTCTCGATCTCGAGGAAGCCCCGGCTCGAGAGGAAGTTGCGCACCGCCTGGTTGACCTTGTGGCGGAAGATGAAGGTCTCCTGCATCTCCGGCCGGCGCAGATCGAGGAAGCGGTACTTGAGCCGCAGCTCCTCGTTGGTGTCGATGCCGTCTTCGATGAGGAAGGGCGGCGGCGTCGCCGGATTGAAGATCTGCAGCCGCGACGCCTTCACCTCGATGGCGCCGGTCTTCATCTTCGGGTTCACGTTGCTGCCGCGGGAGACGACCTTGCCGACCACACCCAGCACGTACTCGAGGCGGAGCTGGTGGGCGAGCTGGTGGGCCTCGCCGGCATCCGGCTCGAAGACCACCTGGGTGATGCCGTCCCGGTCGCGCAGATCGATGAAGACCGCGCCGCCGTGGTCGCGGCGGTTGTGGACCCAGCCGTAGAGCACGACTTCGTTGCCGACGTCGGAATCGCGGAGCTGGCCGCAGAGGTGGGTGCGCTGGTGCTGGGACAGGAACGCGGAGGTCGACACGAAGTCCCCCGAAAGGAAGAGAGTTGCCTGAGAGTGAAACCGGCCGCAGGGCAGCCGGTCCCGACACGAAAGGCACCGCCCGGTCGTTTTGCAGGGGTCGGGAGGCTGCCGAAGTGCCGACCGACCGTGCTACGGTGCTTTTCCGTGCGACGCAAGGCCTTAGCACTTCTTCCGTTGGCTCTCGCCACCTGCGCCCCCGAGGCGGGGGTGATCGACATGGCCGTGCTGCAGTGGAACCCCGACAGCGGGGTCTACGAGCTGCGCGAGGCCACGATCACCACCCTCACCGACGTGGAGGCGATGCGGGGTGAGGCCGCCACGCCCATCGGCAACGCCGAGATCATCGTCGACGGCGGAAGGCTCGCCCACGTCGAGACCGAGAAGCAGTTCCGGGACGCGGTCCTCGAGGACGCCGGCAGCCCGGTCGAGGTCCAATTCCTGGAGCAGGACGGCGTCCTCTACCCGGCGGACTTCCACTCGCTCAACCTCGCCACCGCCTACTACAACTTCGAGCAGGCGCGGCTCTACGCGCTGGCCCGCGGCCTCGCGCCCGAGAAGCTCCGGGGCGCGCCCTTCTACTACTTCCCCGACGTGCACCTGCAGGGCGCCGATCCGGGCCGCCAGGTGGACAACGCCGGCTGGTTCCCGCTGCTGCGCTCCTTCCTCCTCTACCCCTTCGACCGGCTCCAGGAAGTTCCGCTGGCGATGAACCAGGGGGTGGTGGCCCACGAATACGGCCACGGGATCTTCCACGCCGAGGTCTTCGACGGCAGCTGGTTCCCCGCCTACAGCGTGGATTGGTGCCCGACCGGCCGGTGCGCCCAGCAGGCCGGCTACCGGATGGTGGGGATCATCGAGGAGGGCTTCGCCGACGCCTGGGCGGTGGGCGTCACCGGCGATCCGCGCTTCACCCACCACTCGCTCTCGATGCTGGGCGACTCCCGCGATCCCGACCGCTTCGTGCGCAAGCGCCACTGCTACTCGCAGTCGGCCTACGAGACGGAGCTCGCCCGCACCGCTCCCCTCTCCGAAGCCGACCAGGACAGATACTGGAGCAGGCGGCAGTACGAGGTGGGCACGGTGCTCGCCGGCGCCCTCTACCGGGCCGCACGGGACGAGGGGACGAGCTACGACCAGGTGATGGACACGCTCCTCCGCTCCTACCGGGCCAGCGGATCGAGGAGCCTCGGCGCCGTGCTCGAGAGCGACCGGGACGGCAGCATCTTCGGCAGCTTCCGGATCGTCGCCCGGGCCGTCATCGACGCGGCAGGCGACGAGCCCACCCGCCGCGCCCTCTGCGCCGCGTGGATGGACCGCCTCGCCCTCACGGCCGCGGAGCTCGAGGGGCTGTGCGACGACGTCGCCGCCAACGGGGAGTGCGGATGATCGTCCGGCTTCTCCTCCTCGCCGCGCTCCTCCTGCCTGCTGCCGCCGGCGCCCAGCGCCTCTGGTCGATCGAAGGCGCCGGCGCCGTCGTCCTCCGCGACGACCCGCAGGGCAGCCTCTTCGACGAGGAGCTCGCCTGGGGCGCCAGGGCGGGCCTCGCGCTCCATCCCCTCCTGGGCCTGCCGGAAGGGCTGCAGCTGGGCATCGGGCTGCTCTGGTACGGCGGCGGCCACACCGCCGGGACGTCGGCGGTGCAGGTGCAGCGCTCGCTCCACAGCTTCGCCCTCCCGGTCCAGCTCGGCTGGGAGCTGGGGTGGCGCCCCTTCGAGGTGATGCGCCTCGCCCCCTACCTCACCGGCGGTCCCGCGGCGACGCTGGCGGGGACGAGCTACCTGGTGGCGGATCCGGTGGCGCTGGAGCAGGGGATCCCCCCGCAGGAGAAGGGCGTCTCCGGCCTCCAGGCCGGCGGCGTCTACGGCCTCGGCCTCGCCATCGGCCACGGCGACACGGGGCTCGGCTTCACCGCCCGCCTCGAGGCGCTGCGCCTCCACCGCGGCCCGAACGCGGACCTCGCCCTGGGCCTCGGACTCGGGGCGGCCTTCTGACGGGCAGCGTGCTTAGGTTGCCCGCGTGGCACCGCCGCTCTCCCCACAGACAGGCCGACCAGCAAGGGCGCCCGACCGGAGCGCCCTCGCCTATTGCCCGCCCGTCAACACCCCCGCCCACGGCAACGCGGTGGAGGTGCTGCGCGACGGGCGCGAGGCCTTTCCCGCCATGCTCGAGGCGATCGCCGCAGCGCGGCGCTCGGTCCACCTCGAGATGTACATCTTCAACGACGACGGGACCGGCCGGCAGTTCGCCGAGGCCCTCGCCGGGGCTGCGGCCCGGGGCGTCGAGGTCGCGCTCCTCTACGACAGCCTCGGCTCCTGGCGGACCCACCCCTGGATCTTCGACTGGATGGCTGCCAACGGCGTCCGGGTCATCGGGTACCGGCCGCTCTTTCCCTGGCGCCAGGGCTGGGGCTGGCCGCGGCGCGATCACCGCAAGCTGCTGGTGATCGACGAGGCGGTGGGCTTCACCGGCGGCATCAACATCGGCGACGACTGGGCGGAGGTGGACCGGGGCGGCCGCGGCTGGCGCGACACCATGGTCCGGATCGGCGGTCCCGCCGCCCGCGCCCTCGACCTGCTCTTCCGGGAGGTCTGGGACCGAGAGGTACGACGGCAGCGCAGCGACCTCGCCCTGGCGCCGATGGGCGGGCCCCTGCCCCCTACAGGGGCGGCGAGCCTTTCCGCGGAAACGGCCTTTGCCCCAACCGGGGCGGCGAGCCTTTCCGCGGAAACGGAATTCGGCACGGAGGCGGACGGCGACGGCGTGCCGGTGGCCATCGTCGGCAACCGCGAGTTCGGCAGGCGCCGGGCGATCCGCAAGACCTACCGCTACGCCATCGACAAGGCGCGCCGCTACATCTTCATCGCCAACCCCTACTTCGTCCCCGACCACGCGATCCTGCGCAGCCTCAAATGGGCGCGGCGCCGGGGCGTGCGGGTGGCGCTGCTCCTGCCCGGCCAGTCGGACATCGCCTCGGTGCAGTGGGCCTCCCGCGCCACCTACGAGAAGCTCCTCACCTGGGGGGTCGAGATCCACCACTGGTGCCAGCCGATGTTCCACGCCAAGACCGCGGTGATCGACGGCAATTGGTGCACGGTGGGAACGTACAACCTCGATACCCAATCGCTCCGCTACAACCTCGAGGTCACCGCGGTGATCCCCGATCGCCGGGTGGCCGGTGAGATCGAGCGCATGTTCCTCGAGGACCTCGGCCGCTGCGACCGGATCGATCTCGAGAGCTGGCGCCGCCGCCCGCGCTGGTGGCGGCTGCCGGAGCGCTTCTTCTACTTCTTCCGCGCGTGGCTATAGCTCCGAACAGGTAGCCCGAGCGGGTGGGAGGCCGGTAGGCGAGCGTGGTGCGCTTGCCTACCTTCTGCACATGACATGGGCCCCGTGTGCTTGGGCCGTGGCCGGGCGGGTAGGAACGCGCCGGAAGGAAGGGGAGAGGCTCCGTGATCCACATCGACGTGCACCAGGAGAAGGGCGAGCGCTTCAAGGTCCTGAAGACCACCGACCGCACCCAGCTCGCGATGATGACGCTGCCCCCGGGTGGCACCACCAGCAACGAGGAAGGCCACACCGACTCCGACCAGGTGATCTACATGGTCGAGGGGCGGATCGAGCTCACCGTCGGCGACGAGAAGCGCGAGCTGCGCGCCGGTGAAGTGGCGGTGATCCCCGCGGCGACGACCCACAAGCTCCGCGTGATGGGGCGCCGCTCGGCCACCATGCTCAACGTCTATGGCCCGCCGGCCTATCCCGCGGAGAACCGCGAGGAGGCCCGCGCCGCTACCGAGACCCACGCGGGCGGAACGCCCGGGGGCTGGGGCGGCGGAATCGGCGGTGGCGGCGGTGGCGGCGGCTACGGCGGCAGCAACTACTGATCGCTTCCGGTCCCCGGATAGCCACGGTCCGCGCGGCGGGCGAGTCCCCGCCCGCGGCTGCGGCCCGGGGGGCCCCCGCCGCCTTGTTGCCCGAAGCGAGCGACCGCTAGATTCCCCCGCTTTTTGCTGCATCCGCGCGCTCGACGAAGCGCCCGATGCGCACGGGAGGAAGCATGGCGATCGCGAGGGTGACGCTGGCGGCGCTGCTGCTGGGCGCCGCCGCCTGCGCCGGCGAGGATGGGCCCGACGTCCGGATCGATTCCTTCGAGCTCGAGCGGGCGGAGCCGCCCGCCGACGACCGGGGCGGGCTCGTCCAGGTGGGCCCGAAGTCCGCGCTCCACTTCCGCTGGAAGGCGAGCGGCGACGTCCGGCGGATCGAGCTCACCGCCAACGAGAAGACCATCGCGTCCTTCTCCGGCGAGAACCCCGGGGCAGCGAGCGAGCGTTGCGCTTCGACCGAATGCTCCACCTGGAAGATCGGCGAGGTCGATTACCGCCTCGTCGCCTGGGATGGCGCCGGCCGCACCGACTCGAGGAGCTTGCGCCTCCGCGTCGCCGAGCAGGGGCTGCAGATCCTCCGCTTCACCAGCGATCCGGAGAGCATCGATCCGGGCGCCACCGTCACCCTGGCCTGGACCACCGCAGGCGCGGAGCAGGCGCGGGTGAGCGCGACGCCGATCGGCGGTGGGGAGACGCGGCAGCTGGGCACGTTCGCCGATGCAGCCGCGCGTTCCGGCTCCGTGGTCGACAGCGGTCTGTCCGTCTCCA
It encodes:
- a CDS encoding FAD-dependent oxidoreductase, translated to MSVGLRGRAVEGSIRADVVVIGGGIAGAAAALAARRKGRQVALVRRAWGATALSAGLLDLAPDPFASPAQPLGERRDVRGCIRALALRSPRHPWSLLAERLERLPALLGRAAEESGGRLRFTPLEAENRCVLTPLGTLKTSAGGQDAVLRGDLHHGGRIGVVGFARHPAWDAELLAASLAELATVAGLRCGAAAVPTDYLDRIDDYALRPLQLAARIEKDPDRLVQSIRRALPPGVDRLLLPPLLGTDDPAPVLAHLEAALGLPCAELPAASTAPLPGLRLQRLLEARLEAAGVQLLHGEATSDGDVAGLRVTAPLAPILDPSHFDEGRATAEPPPPPSHRVEAVAVVLATGRYVGGGIRRNGRLRESVFDLPVAIDGGIDPGSWPGSLTSVEKGGEQPAFRAGVAVDRQLRPLDRDGTPRDTRLFACGSVLAGNDPARDGAGLGLSWCTGWLAGEAACGEGG
- a CDS encoding ion transporter, with product MTPRERLRRTIFEADTPAGRAFDVALIVAILASVTAAILESVSSIRAAYGETLYAIEWFFTVLFTVEYALRLWAVQRPLHYARSFFGIIDLLAILPTYVSVLIPGAQQLLTIRVLRLLRIFRVFKLANYLSEARIILTALQASVRKISVFILAVITLVTFFGSVMYVVEGPEHGYTSVPTGVYWAVVTLTTVGYGDISPQTPLGQGLSVIVMLMGYAIIAVPTGIVTVELSRAGRPTTDIACPGCGRQGHDPDAEFCKYCATEL
- a CDS encoding phospholipase D-like domain-containing protein, which gives rise to MAPPLSPQTGRPARAPDRSALAYCPPVNTPAHGNAVEVLRDGREAFPAMLEAIAAARRSVHLEMYIFNDDGTGRQFAEALAGAAARGVEVALLYDSLGSWRTHPWIFDWMAANGVRVIGYRPLFPWRQGWGWPRRDHRKLLVIDEAVGFTGGINIGDDWAEVDRGGRGWRDTMVRIGGPAARALDLLFREVWDREVRRQRSDLALAPMGGPLPPTGAASLSAETAFAPTGAASLSAETEFGTEADGDGVPVAIVGNREFGRRRAIRKTYRYAIDKARRYIFIANPYFVPDHAILRSLKWARRRGVRVALLLPGQSDIASVQWASRATYEKLLTWGVEIHHWCQPMFHAKTAVIDGNWCTVGTYNLDTQSLRYNLEVTAVIPDRRVAGEIERMFLEDLGRCDRIDLESWRRRPRWWRLPERFFYFFRAWL
- the aspS gene encoding aspartate--tRNA ligase, translating into MSTSAFLSQHQRTHLCGQLRDSDVGNEVVLYGWVHNRRDHGGAVFIDLRDRDGITQVVFEPDAGEAHQLAHQLRLEYVLGVVGKVVSRGSNVNPKMKTGAIEVKASRLQIFNPATPPPFLIEDGIDTNEELRLKYRFLDLRRPEMQETFIFRHKVNQAVRNFLSSRGFLEIETPFMVRFTPGGARNFLVPSRLNPGRFYGLAESPQIFKQLYMVAGFDRYFQIVKCFRDEDLRGDRQPEFTQIDLEMSFAQEKDVQEVVEGLFASIWREALGQELKLPIPRMSYDEAMSRYGVDKPDTRFGLELVDVTEIVRGANGGGVPFFAQAVGEGGIVKLLSIPGGGGMSRAEIDKLEDVAKSFGAKGLARAKVAAGGEWTQSPLTKTIDAGLRAKINEAAGAKEGDVLLFQFGKPKQVNGVLGQMRVQLGKKLGLIPEGRHDLLWVVDFPLFEFSDEQNTWVASHHPFTAPLPEHVEHMTSDPGRVKARAYDLVLDGNEVGGGSIRIHDSETQAKVFEALGISPEERRNKFGFLLDALAYGAPPHGGLAVGMDRLIMLLTGKESIRDVIPFPKTKMGTDLMTGAPGDVSDKQLRELHVKATVQPE
- a CDS encoding glutathione S-transferase family protein; its protein translation is MQLHYHPVSPYSQKTLLAFHEKGVSFTPRLVDVTSPEAKAAYQREVYGLGKIPLLVVPEESLRLPESSLIAEWLDERFPERGPRLIPADRTKSREVRMLDRLADGCLSEPMAKVVFDGMRAPEDRDPRGTRVARSLLDRAYGVLEERLAEQGSTWLAGADYSLADCAATPPLFFLQRIHPYTDHRHLTAYAARLSERPSWQKVLAEAAPWLEAFSKS
- a CDS encoding FAD-dependent oxidoreductase → MYDLIVIGGGVNGTGIARDAAMRGYRTLLVEKRDFAAGSSGANSGMIHGGVRYLRYDRSVTEMACIDSGYIQRIAPHLLFRIPFLFPLRAEDPADPSLQERFLRYGVEVYLGLYDVYQPHKRGKQSAVLSAEEAYDLEPALARDLIGAISFDEWGIDPFRLCAANAVSAKAHGATLRTYAQVTGFLRGEAGRVEGVTLRDEATGAEEAHRARAVVLACGPWSPKVAKLAGVEVKIRPGKGVHLTLDRRVSNYGVICKTVDGRDIFVMPHEQTSIVGTTDDDFYGDPDHLQVTEDEVAYLWEAATRSVPSVRHARILRAWAGVRPTMYEYGKLEDALSREHAIAHHDADGASGLISLVGGKLASYRIMSEEVVDAVERVLGEQHRPCRTHLEPLPGGDAFPDVPELAGRYRLPQVTVERIAYRHGALAASICELADREPHLRTPICRCEQVIAAELAWSIRHEEGRRLLDLRRRNRLAMGPCQGTDCAAAAAAVLAREAELAPAQQRRELADLLQMRWKGKRAVLDGEGLAQEELSRSIHLGAGALGEAPLAERAPKAGATGQPTKADEDAA
- a CDS encoding cupin domain-containing protein: MIHIDVHQEKGERFKVLKTTDRTQLAMMTLPPGGTTSNEEGHTDSDQVIYMVEGRIELTVGDEKRELRAGEVAVIPAATTHKLRVMGRRSATMLNVYGPPAYPAENREEARAATETHAGGTPGGWGGGIGGGGGGGGYGGSNY